The DNA region CGACTTCATAATTATTCTAGCACTATAAATGCTCCAACCCACATGGGCAAAGCAAAACTTCAACTGAACCCAAACCCTGTACATATATTTTAATCACCCAGCGCCGGGTAGTTCAAGTTGTCAGTAATAAAACCCAAGTTTCAGAAATTTTCAGCACAAAACTCGCAGAAAGAGATAGACAGAGAATAGAAGAACGTTTGTTCTGTGCTTCCAAGGTGTTGAAATTGGTGAAGGAGTAATTAAGCTTTCTTGCAATACCCGTTTGTGTTGGATACTACATTTCTAGAATCAAAATCTTGAAGAAACACCTAGTTTTTGTTATGTGTATGGAttggaagaagaagacaagGCCAATGTGAACAAATGAACTTGGATTCAGCAATAGAAACAAGGAAGAGAAATTTCTCAAGCATGGATTTTAGCTGGTGTTTGAGCTCTCCAATCATTTCAACCTTTGTACATTTTCTTCTTGTTGCTTCTCTGTTTTGTCCTGTTCGTTCCTCAGAAATGAGGAACACCCCAGATGCCAACAACACTTTTCGGCCACAAGAAGAGGTTCATAAATTGAACATCATAAGAAGTCGTCTTCAGCAAATCAACAAGCCTTCTATTAAGACAATTCAGGTATGTCaaagtttcatttttttcacTTCCCCTGTTTTTTTATGCTCTGTTTTGAACTTCCCCTGTTTTTATGCTCTGTTTTTGGATCATAATGTGGTgatcttttttccttctttgcaGAGTCCTGATGGTGATATCATAGATTGTGTTGTATCTCATCAGCAACCAGCTTTTGATCACCCTCTATTGAAAGGACAAAGACCACTGGTAATTTTTATTTGCATTAAAAAAACTTTATGAGTGCATTATTTGAATTTAATCCAGAAAGAATTTTAAATTAAAGAAGTTAACATTTATATGCATGTGCAGGATCTTCCAGAAAGACCCAAAAGCCATAATCATAAGGACATGTTGAATGAAAATTTTCAGCTATGGACTTTGTCAGGGGAATCATGTCCAGAAGGTACAGTTCCAATCAGAAGAACAACAGAACAAGATATGTTAAGGGCTAGCTCTGTCAGCAGGTTTGGAAGAAAATTAAGAAGAAGAGTTAGAAGGGACACAAACAGCAATGGACATGAGGTATGCAgttcagaaaaataaaaaaaataaagcatAAACATTTTATTTTAGTATAACTGGATTTTCATTCCTTTCTTTCCATCCTGAAACTTCAAACTTTTCCAATTTAATGATCACAGAATTTCATGGTTCATGGGCTAGTTAATGACTTAATGTTTCACATAATCCAAAGCATGTggtctttctttccttttttatatGAGCTGCAACTATCATTATCTTGCATAGAAAATTTTAACTGAACAATCCAACCTGAAATTTAAACTAGTACAACaaaacaaatgaaattgaaatttaatttagGAACTTTATGGCATCTTCAAAATGGCCTAACAAATTGGTTTGTGTTGGTGCACACAGCATGCAGTTGGGTATGTGAGTGGACAACAGTACTATGGAGCAAAGGCTAGCATAAACGTGTGGGCCCCACGCGTGGCAAATCAATATGAATTCAGCTTGTCCCAAATGTGGGTCATCTCTGGTTCATTTGGGGATGATCTCAACACCATTGAAGCTGGTTGGCAGGCATGTTTCAATTCAGCCATTACTGCAACTTAATTCCTCATTTGCTCttgttctttcaatctttcaaAGGTTCCCTTCCTTCAATGCTTTAGCATTCAAAATGCTGATTTGGTTACCTGCGGTTACGAATACTTAACATTCACGCACTTACGATATCTCAACCACACAACTAAAATTAGTTGGCTCATATTTTTCATTAAGATTATATGATAGACATATTTTAAAATCTATAAGGCTTTGGAACAAGATAACTTAGATTTAGTGACCACGTCAATGTAGAGATTCTTAGCTACAAGAAATCCATTTCCTTCAAAGACAGTTAGGATGCTCACCAACCAACCACTCATTTTCATCCATgtatttaattttgaatttgattGACTAACCAACCAATctaatttcaattaatttttatgcaggTCAGCCCTGAGCTCTATGGGGACAGTTACCCTAGATTCTTTACTTATTGGACGGTAAGTAAACTCATTGGAGAAAAAGGAGGAGAATAATATACTACTATATGCTATGATGTATGATGTTTATGATCTTTGCTTGAAGTGTAAGAAAGTTAATAAAAAGAAATTCTAAGAAAACTAAATAATGATTTGTAATTATATGCAGAGTGATGCATATCAAGCAACTGGATGCTACAATTTACTGTGTTCAGGCTTTGTTCAAACTAATAATAGAATTGCAATTGGAGCTGCAATCTCTCCAACTTCTTCATATGGAGGAGGACAATTTGATATTAGCTTGCTCATCTGGAAGGTAATTTTCTGCTTCATAATGAAATTGATCTTTGAAGACTATTTAGTATTGAGAATTTAATATATGAGTCTTCAATTTTTTTAGGCTTACTTTTGCCTCTTTTATTTTTGGTGGATAAGAGCTGTTTTAACTGTTAATTGAAAAAGTTAAACTTTGTCACACTAAGTCATTATTAATAAGAATTAAGGGTTCATTTCTTTACTATAGTTTAGATTAATCTTTGGTGTGCATACATGTTTAGTTGAAACCCAACAACCAATGCTAGATCACATTAAGGGTCCCATCTAAAGGATAAAAGATTTGATGACAGAAAACTATTGCCCCCTTGGATTTGAATACTTTTTTCTTGTTATGAAAAAAGTCTACAAATGTCATGGTCAAAAGCTCAAAGGAGCtcataaaacaaataataaataaatttaaaaatgttcaaTGGTGGGCTCTCCACTGTTTTGGAAGTCTCAATGCTCAAATGTCATCGGATTTTGTGATGTGGATTATTAGAAGGAGAAGTAAGAAGTAATCAAGTtgtgcttatccaaaaaaaaaagtaatcaaGTAAAGgttgttttatgttttttatggcaagataataattattttataaattaaaaaattatataaaagacaaaaaaaaagagagggtGGAATACATCAATACAAAATAACAGTGCACGCAGTTTTGTACCATGTCTGGTCTTAGTTTACATCTACCACTTTATACTACTTTAATTCTTTGGGACATAACACGCATGCACTGGTGAATTCGAATAATGAACTGTATTTCCCTTCTTCTTTCATTCTTTTTAAGATTCTCTTCCTTTTTTCCCAACAAAGAGCTTCTAATTCTGAGCTCTTTACCCTTTTCTCATGGTCTACTATTATTTTAACAAATTCCCAATATTTTGCAAATTCCCATCCCTCACTCACCACCTttcttccacctctttttgACCCATTTCACTCCCCAACCTGGCTAACATGTTGCTCTTCATGATTATGTCTCGGAGTCATTTTTCCTTGTTACAAAAAATAGGggataaattatatttttggtCCTATAGTTTAGGAATGTGAGATTTTGGTCTCTATAGTTTTAATTGCTAAAATTAAGTCCCTCCATTTCTAGaatcacaacttttttttttacgtaAGCAACAATTTAAGACAATTTATGTTACTTTCAACATAAAAAGTTATGATACATGTCAATTTTTTTCATTAGTTATTGGATGACAAACTAATATGTAAGGCAAATTTGTACAATTTTAAAAGTATATGGACTTAATTTGAGAAATTGAAACAATACCGATCAAAATCACACCTTCCTAAAATTATAAGgtaaaaaatgcaattaaaccaaagaaaaacaacaaaagatgtTATTGaagatttggttttttttttgtgcaggACCCAAAGCATGGGAACTGGTGGCTTGAATTTGGAGCCGGAATATTAGTTGGGTACTGGCCATCATTCTTGTTCACTCACTTAAGAGATCATGCAAGCATGGTTCAATTTGGTGGAGAAATTGTGAATTCAAGAACTTCAGGGCCTCACACATCAACCCAAATGGGCAGTGGGCATTTTGCAGGAGAAGGTTTTGGAAAAGCTTCTTACTTTAGAAACTTGCAAGTTGTGGATTGGGATAATAACTTGATACCCTTGTCAAATCTCAAGGTCCTAGCGGATCACTCGAATTGCTATGATATTCAAGGAGGGATTAACAAGGTTTGGGGGAATTACTTTTACTATGGTGGACCTGGGAGGAATGTGAGATGTCCCTAAGGGAAAGAATATTTATATAGAAatcaatccttttttttttttttatcttttgccatttttgggtttgggtgatATTGGTTTTGCTTCTCAAGGAGCTTGGGTAAATTAttcttatatttaaattaaattcctTTGTTGATCaggatttttgttgttgttgactaACATGTCATCATTGATTATACCATTAGCACCTGGACTCTTATGTAAATCTTGAAAGAGAAATAGTAAATATACTACTGTTCTAGTCATCCCATACTTCTTGTCCGTaatatttctctatcttttttttttcttgtgttgtttttttttatctctttcctCATGTTTTTTACATGCGTTTATATAGTGATACTTGCAGAAAGGCCATAATTTTACTGGCTCCATTTAAATATACTCACTCAGTCTTTAAATGTTTATTACATATAAAAATTAGGTacaattgtttttcttttaaaaccaCTTAGGGCCTctttggtttgagaaaacattttctattttcattttctaattcCATTTTCTGAAAACGAttttcatttttagttttttgaaattaagaaaacatgtttggtttagccttcaattttttcattttctgaaaatgaaaatacCGGGAATGCGTTTGATTAAACTATTGTCAATAaagattatgaaaataattttgaaataatataaggtacatattatatttattaatgaataattatGAATATAGTTTATAATATAAGTTTTTAATGATAATAAAAATTGAtttcataatatatttatttataaaaaaaccaGAGTTGAACGATAATAAAGTAAAGTAGTACAAAACAAACTGAACCAAAGAATTATAAACAATGGATAAAAATTTGACCTGTTTTTTATACGCATAAATTGACAAgaataatttgaaaaaaaaaaaaagaagagaatagtataaataaaaagacttttGATACAAAATGATTCATGAAATTTGTACTCACGGTGTTTTACATAGAACAACACACGTAACCAACCCATGGTGATGTGTTTCCCGTATTTTATAACAGGAAAAAGATTGTATTTTGCTGTGGGGAA from Lotus japonicus ecotype B-129 chromosome 2, LjGifu_v1.2 includes:
- the LOC130740039 gene encoding uncharacterized protein LOC130740039, encoding MNLDSAIETRKRNFSSMDFSWCLSSPIISTFVHFLLVASLFCPVRSSEMRNTPDANNTFRPQEEVHKLNIIRSRLQQINKPSIKTIQSPDGDIIDCVVSHQQPAFDHPLLKGQRPLDLPERPKSHNHKDMLNENFQLWTLSGESCPEGTVPIRRTTEQDMLRASSVSRFGRKLRRRVRRDTNSNGHEHAVGYVSGQQYYGAKASINVWAPRVANQYEFSLSQMWVISGSFGDDLNTIEAGWQVSPELYGDSYPRFFTYWTSDAYQATGCYNLLCSGFVQTNNRIAIGAAISPTSSYGGGQFDISLLIWKDPKHGNWWLEFGAGILVGYWPSFLFTHLRDHASMVQFGGEIVNSRTSGPHTSTQMGSGHFAGEGFGKASYFRNLQVVDWDNNLIPLSNLKVLADHSNCYDIQGGINKVWGNYFYYGGPGRNVRCP